A genomic stretch from Leptotrichia sp. HSP-536 includes:
- a CDS encoding PP2C family protein-serine/threonine phosphatase → MRKDEAKFITEFLSEAGTKAENSDFFGYVLLDNYAIWVVADGFDEENGAKVAAKIAVESVIEYFMLRPRFNYEVIKEMMDYANLKVKEKQEETQKYSLMHTSLLIIISNYSSILYGNIGNTRFYHIRGGYIVSQSSDDTIAQLLVEEKALNTSDMRFHRQRNDLLQAIGDFGKIKPNIIKEPIELFEKDIFCMTTVGFWENIDDYDMENDLSRFQDKKQWLNSLEKRILASLRENIENYTIAGVEIQAVASKEPMEKDKAKIIKKIALGVLIAVVIILFIVIWNVKRRNNILQAATQYEKLADEEVIKKNFNNSIDNLKLEIGEYEKLKPKSRGVIGFLTNAENKRMEADKKIKEISKKIDETEKLKRAFSDINEGNEMFNSGNYDEANVKYQQAKYNLNENSYKRDELNTEEILTTLDSRINSTVKLKEAKTLETAGDSAVAQGSYNLAKVSYKNAFDMYLENGRADYVSQVEKKLENIAEKEKTAYSGAMLAENKGDSLAQSNINSSREAYYQARQMYQVLGDTVKVGEIDNKIQELNSQQNAELQTANNLVQEGLSQITANNPAQAISIFTQAKNIYRKMKDENNAKAVEKFINQAQEFIKFESQNAEKLKQQEINYSEQLKQQQMQAQQELSIKEAEIKAQQQEMEKERERREEISRKMENATNLEMQADTMVINGNYEESISKYENSKKILEEINETGNFGNQMAKIEDLNKKIGKSEGYLLKQKADENFKNKKWKEAVEEFKGAKDNLQKNGAKKEEIEEIEKKLKKAEKKANRKWWQFWKIF, encoded by the coding sequence ATGAGGAAAGATGAAGCAAAATTTATTACAGAATTTTTGAGTGAAGCTGGAACAAAGGCTGAAAATAGTGATTTTTTTGGATATGTTTTGCTTGATAATTATGCAATCTGGGTCGTGGCAGATGGATTTGATGAAGAAAATGGGGCAAAGGTAGCTGCAAAAATAGCAGTAGAATCTGTAATTGAATATTTTATGCTGCGTCCACGATTTAACTATGAAGTAATAAAGGAAATGATGGATTATGCAAATCTGAAAGTAAAGGAAAAACAGGAAGAAACTCAAAAATATTCTCTTATGCACACTTCCCTATTAATTATTATCAGCAATTACAGTTCAATTTTATATGGAAATATAGGAAATACGAGATTTTATCATATTAGAGGAGGATATATCGTTTCTCAGAGCAGTGATGATACGATTGCACAGCTTCTGGTAGAAGAAAAAGCATTAAATACATCTGATATGCGATTTCATAGGCAAAGAAATGATTTGCTGCAGGCAATTGGAGATTTTGGAAAAATTAAGCCAAATATTATAAAAGAGCCGATTGAACTGTTTGAAAAAGATATTTTTTGCATGACAACAGTTGGTTTTTGGGAAAATATTGACGATTACGATATGGAAAATGATTTATCTCGATTTCAAGATAAGAAGCAATGGCTAAATTCGTTGGAAAAACGGATACTTGCATCTTTAAGGGAGAATATTGAAAATTATACAATTGCAGGAGTGGAAATTCAGGCTGTTGCGAGTAAGGAGCCAATGGAAAAAGATAAAGCTAAAATTATAAAAAAGATAGCTTTGGGAGTATTAATTGCAGTTGTAATTATTTTATTTATTGTGATTTGGAATGTAAAAAGGAGAAATAATATTTTACAGGCGGCAACACAGTATGAAAAGCTGGCAGATGAGGAAGTGATAAAGAAAAATTTTAATAACTCGATTGATAATTTGAAATTGGAAATTGGAGAATATGAAAAATTAAAGCCTAAAAGCAGAGGAGTGATAGGATTTCTTACAAATGCTGAAAATAAGAGAATGGAAGCGGATAAAAAAATTAAGGAAATAAGTAAAAAAATTGATGAAACTGAAAAATTGAAAAGGGCGTTTTCGGATATTAATGAAGGAAATGAAATGTTTAACAGCGGAAATTATGATGAAGCAAACGTAAAATATCAGCAGGCTAAGTATAATTTGAATGAGAACAGCTATAAAAGAGATGAATTGAATACAGAAGAAATCTTAACGACATTGGATTCACGGATAAATTCGACTGTTAAATTAAAGGAAGCAAAAACTTTGGAAACTGCTGGAGATAGTGCGGTTGCTCAAGGAAGCTACAATTTGGCAAAAGTGAGCTATAAAAATGCATTTGACATGTATTTGGAAAATGGGCGGGCTGATTATGTTTCACAAGTTGAAAAAAAGCTGGAAAATATAGCAGAGAAAGAAAAAACTGCATATAGTGGAGCAATGCTCGCAGAAAATAAGGGTGATTCCTTGGCACAAAGCAATATAAATTCATCAAGGGAAGCGTATTATCAGGCACGGCAAATGTACCAGGTCTTAGGCGATACTGTGAAAGTGGGGGAAATTGATAACAAAATTCAGGAATTAAATTCGCAGCAAAATGCTGAACTGCAAACTGCAAATAACCTTGTTCAGGAAGGACTTTCGCAAATAACAGCCAACAATCCTGCTCAAGCAATAAGCATTTTCACGCAGGCAAAAAATATTTATCGTAAAATGAAAGATGAAAATAATGCAAAAGCTGTTGAGAAATTCATAAATCAGGCACAGGAATTTATAAAGTTTGAAAGCCAGAATGCCGAAAAACTGAAACAGCAGGAAATAAATTATTCAGAACAGTTAAAACAGCAGCAAATGCAGGCACAACAGGAATTATCAATAAAAGAAGCCGAAATCAAGGCACAGCAGCAGGAAATGGAAAAGGAGCGGGAAAGACGGGAAGAAATATCCAGAAAAATGGAAAATGCGACAAATCTGGAAATGCAAGCTGATACGATGGTTATAAACGGAAATTATGAAGAAAGTATTTCAAAATATGAAAATTCTAAAAAAATACTTGAAGAAATTAATGAAACAGGAAATTTTGGAAATCAGATGGCTAAAATTGAAGATTTGAATAAAAAAATAGGAAAAAGTGAAGGATATTTGCTAAAACAAAAAGCTGATGAAAATTTTAAAAATAAAAAATGGAAGGAAGCTGTGGAAGAGTTTAAAGGTGCAAAGGATAATTTGCAAAAGAATGGGGCAAAAAAGGAAGAAATAGAGGAAATTGAAAAGAAATTGAAAAAGGCTGAAAAAAAAGCAAATAGGAAATGGTGGCAATTTTGGAAAATCTTTTAG
- a CDS encoding molecular chaperone, translated as MKLFYEEELRKKSYYEMYQIAIEENLVNVHLETPTREELIALLMKYRGVKENYCIDEYNKNGLANVQHLFDSKLGERIHNENKIKVPHKIILYKELDLMKEDNYKIEIPENVSSANVFLINANNYLCGIFQLEKDLKSRNKYFLISRKKFFRVEKLRNNKFSFLFFKESDLKFIHKFYNLKEDELEPLYPYQMDYYKVEIENFIVRNLEMTNTPLCIDFGTVNTAVGAYLDKNYVKELPTNDILNGNVVIDAINYVKFDDGERRYREIFPTLVYVDDCSDSKNIKYSFGYDVLRKLEKNDYIVNGSIFYSLKRWVHEHNKLEKINDEFGNILYVKRKDIIKAYLKYVVNRAEYMFKCKFKKIHASSPVKLKEQFLTMFQEIFTVENNYRRKNSKNKENFEKEINESNKISNERHYEYEIIRENAMDEAIAVLYNTIEIQIKKGRYKENEEYSALIIDCGGGTTDLAACKYVINRDRISYYLDIRTSFENGDENFGGNDLTYRIMQFLKIVLGAKYSKNQIISINDLIKYDNDMIYKVIDDGGVEKIFEKMNLEYEKYEKIIPTKYSHFENKMSEEYRKIRNNFYMLWEAAENLKKEFFTSDGRLRTRFDIPRNYEKRNDIHITQLKSWKIHTYENGIFHTITDYPKNIFTIKEIEKIVKADIYGMLRKFLNTYYKEGLLFEYSLIKLSGQSTKISTFQEVLKEFVPGKMIEYKELSHRDDYELKLNCLDGAIKYLDYKRFGHMDVEIVNEVPLVPYSVWVEKYDGEKVEMIQTSRKADILIGQIDKKISAEELKIYVYNAEGELKKEMIYKNEDDYEEMDAEEILPEFTNIISQNDTDTIQNNTVRFFVYTDLNNWGFFIVPIKRKADQLYLGRKEYFPYEDNLSENSYFDGNH; from the coding sequence ATGAAACTGTTTTATGAGGAAGAATTAAGAAAAAAATCCTATTATGAAATGTATCAGATTGCGATTGAGGAAAATTTGGTAAATGTTCATCTGGAAACTCCTACAAGGGAGGAATTAATTGCTCTTTTGATGAAATATAGGGGAGTCAAGGAGAATTACTGCATAGATGAATATAATAAAAATGGACTTGCGAACGTTCAGCATTTATTTGACAGCAAACTTGGGGAAAGAATTCATAATGAGAATAAAATAAAAGTTCCACATAAAATTATTTTGTATAAGGAACTTGACTTGATGAAGGAAGATAATTATAAAATCGAAATTCCTGAAAACGTAAGCAGTGCAAATGTTTTTCTTATAAATGCAAATAATTATCTGTGTGGAATTTTCCAGCTGGAAAAGGATTTAAAAAGTAGAAATAAATATTTTTTAATAAGCAGGAAAAAATTTTTTAGAGTTGAAAAATTGAGAAATAATAAATTTTCATTTTTGTTTTTTAAAGAAAGTGATTTAAAATTTATTCATAAATTCTATAATTTAAAGGAAGATGAATTGGAACCGCTTTATCCGTACCAAATGGATTATTACAAAGTTGAAATTGAAAATTTTATTGTAAGAAATCTAGAAATGACAAATACTCCGCTTTGCATTGATTTTGGAACTGTAAATACCGCTGTAGGAGCATACTTGGATAAAAATTACGTGAAAGAGCTGCCGACTAATGATATTTTAAATGGAAATGTTGTGATTGATGCAATAAATTACGTGAAATTTGATGATGGCGAAAGACGTTACCGTGAGATTTTTCCAACACTTGTTTATGTAGATGATTGCAGCGATTCTAAAAATATAAAATATTCATTTGGCTATGATGTTTTGAGAAAATTGGAAAAAAATGACTATATTGTCAATGGTTCGATTTTTTATAGCTTAAAAAGGTGGGTGCATGAACATAATAAACTTGAGAAAATTAATGATGAATTTGGAAATATTTTGTATGTAAAAAGGAAGGATATAATAAAGGCGTATTTGAAATATGTTGTAAATCGTGCGGAATATATGTTCAAATGTAAATTTAAAAAGATTCACGCTTCCAGTCCTGTAAAATTGAAGGAACAGTTTTTAACAATGTTTCAGGAAATTTTTACAGTGGAAAATAATTACAGGAGAAAAAATTCTAAAAATAAGGAAAATTTTGAAAAAGAAATTAACGAAAGTAATAAAATCTCCAATGAAAGACATTATGAATATGAAATTATTCGTGAAAATGCAATGGATGAAGCAATTGCAGTGCTTTACAATACGATTGAAATACAGATAAAAAAGGGAAGATATAAGGAAAATGAGGAATATAGCGCATTAATTATTGACTGTGGTGGCGGAACTACTGACTTGGCGGCTTGTAAATATGTAATTAATAGAGACAGGATTTCATATTATCTGGATATAAGAACAAGTTTTGAAAATGGAGATGAAAACTTTGGCGGGAATGATTTGACTTATAGAATTATGCAGTTTTTGAAAATTGTGCTGGGGGCAAAATATTCTAAAAATCAGATTATTTCAATTAATGATTTGATAAAATATGACAATGATATGATTTATAAAGTAATTGATGATGGTGGAGTTGAAAAGATTTTTGAAAAAATGAATTTGGAATATGAAAAATATGAGAAGATAATTCCAACAAAGTATTCACATTTTGAAAATAAAATGAGTGAAGAGTACAGAAAAATACGGAATAATTTTTATATGTTATGGGAAGCCGCTGAAAATTTGAAAAAGGAATTTTTTACATCTGATGGAAGATTAAGAACTCGTTTTGATATTCCAAGAAATTATGAAAAACGGAACGATATTCATATAACCCAGCTAAAAAGCTGGAAAATACATACTTATGAAAATGGAATTTTTCATACGATAACGGATTATCCAAAAAATATTTTTACAATAAAGGAAATCGAAAAAATAGTAAAAGCAGATATTTACGGAATGCTTAGAAAATTTTTGAATACTTATTACAAGGAAGGTCTGCTTTTTGAATATTCATTGATAAAATTAAGCGGTCAGTCGACGAAAATCAGTACATTTCAGGAAGTATTAAAGGAATTTGTGCCAGGAAAAATGATTGAATATAAAGAATTGAGTCACCGTGATGATTATGAGCTGAAACTGAACTGTTTGGACGGAGCTATAAAATACCTTGACTATAAAAGGTTTGGGCATATGGATGTGGAAATTGTGAATGAAGTTCCGCTTGTGCCGTATTCGGTGTGGGTGGAAAAATATGACGGGGAAAAAGTTGAGATGATACAGACTTCACGAAAAGCTGATATTTTGATAGGACAGATTGATAAAAAAATATCTGCAGAAGAATTGAAAATTTATGTTTATAATGCTGAAGGTGAATTGAAAAAGGAAATGATTTATAAAAATGAAGATGACTATGAAGAAATGGACGCAGAAGAAATTTTACCTGAATTTACAAACATAATTTCTCAAAATGACACAGATACAATTCAAAACAATACAGTAAGATTCTTCGTTTATACGGATTTGAATAACTGGGGATTTTTTATCGTTCCAATCAAAAGGAAAGCCGATCAACTTTATCTGGGACGTAAAGAGTATTTCCCTTATGAAGATAATTTAAGTGAAAATTCTTATTTTGATGGAAATCATTAG
- a CDS encoding FHA domain-containing protein gives MKLDRCKNGHMYDVSRYSLCPYCKSEGLETEVLEDKINLVEEMEDEDRTTAYWSKDSVVDPVVGWITCIEGHDKGKDYRIVSERNFIGRGENMNIQILGDSMISRKNHCSISYNPKQRKFMLTPGDANGLIYLNGEAVYNTVELRAYSVMEMGESKFVFVNLCGDYFDWEKEKSREDNSEKLRNKNYRKKSSKKGNLEVKIEDYEEMFQN, from the coding sequence ATGAAGTTGGATAGATGTAAAAATGGACATATGTATGATGTTTCAAGATATAGCTTGTGTCCGTACTGCAAATCTGAAGGATTGGAAACAGAAGTTCTGGAAGATAAAATTAATTTAGTGGAAGAAATGGAAGATGAGGACAGAACGACTGCATATTGGTCAAAAGATAGCGTGGTTGACCCTGTTGTGGGATGGATTACGTGTATTGAAGGGCATGACAAGGGGAAGGACTACAGGATTGTAAGTGAAAGGAATTTTATTGGACGTGGTGAGAATATGAATATTCAAATTTTAGGAGACAGCATGATTTCAAGAAAAAATCATTGTTCAATAAGCTATAATCCTAAACAGCGAAAATTTATGCTAACCCCTGGAGATGCCAACGGACTTATATATTTGAACGGAGAAGCTGTTTATAATACAGTTGAGTTGCGGGCTTATTCAGTTATGGAGATGGGAGAAAGTAAATTTGTGTTTGTGAATTTGTGTGGAGATTATTTTGACTGGGAAAAGGAGAAATCGAGAGAAGACAATTCTGAAAAATTGAGAAATAAAAATTATAGGAAAAAAAGTAGTAAAAAGGGAAATTTAGAAGTAAAAATTGAAGATTATGAAGAAATGTTTCAAAACTAA
- a CDS encoding efflux RND transporter periplasmic adaptor subunit translates to MRKKDEIIWILPTILIFILLLMIKFCVPKINKKYAIEKITRENIELFVDMKGTAVASNVTKIGINLNLSVDDVYYKAGDFVKKGDIIVKFSDYQKNNINEKKMLLAVKSSQLRNLEKQKKLGVDVSQKIQELQGEISALKPEIQQELKNMPLIQRVIRSPFDAYIVKINALKGGITNENEPVLILARKENLKIVSESVVNEKVKNLNIGNIAEISISKRENKKAGEEKTLEKLVKIEDGKNKEILSNKNSKESSDLYSEKKIVEGKLFKINKINNMSIFEFFLDSFKELFLNENVDIRVFYQKKENILTVPKQAVVLKNKKKYIYLIDKNNLVKEREVLIGIDNGEKIEILGADIKEGMEIIGNPDEKIGNNVIVERKKIQDEEQENKRRLEKLEKENEKLGNRMNENEREIIRLKRK, encoded by the coding sequence TTGAGAAAAAAAGATGAAATAATCTGGATTTTACCTACAATATTAATTTTTATTCTTCTCTTAATGATAAAATTCTGTGTTCCGAAAATTAATAAAAAATATGCAATCGAAAAGATAACGCGTGAAAATATTGAGTTATTTGTAGATATGAAGGGAACTGCTGTTGCAAGTAATGTTACTAAAATAGGAATAAATTTAAATCTTTCTGTCGATGATGTTTACTATAAGGCAGGAGATTTTGTGAAAAAGGGCGATATAATAGTAAAATTTAGCGATTATCAGAAAAATAATATTAATGAGAAAAAAATGCTGCTTGCAGTTAAAAGTTCACAATTAAGAAATTTAGAGAAACAGAAAAAATTAGGAGTCGACGTTAGTCAGAAAATTCAGGAATTACAAGGAGAAATTTCAGCACTAAAACCAGAAATACAGCAAGAATTAAAAAATATGCCATTAATTCAAAGAGTTATAAGAAGTCCATTTGATGCCTATATTGTGAAAATTAATGCTTTAAAGGGAGGAATTACAAATGAAAATGAACCGGTATTGATTTTGGCAAGGAAAGAAAACTTAAAAATAGTTAGTGAAAGTGTAGTGAATGAAAAAGTAAAAAATTTAAATATTGGGAATATTGCAGAAATTAGTATTTCTAAAAGAGAAAATAAAAAAGCTGGCGAAGAAAAGACGCTCGAAAAGTTAGTAAAAATTGAAGACGGAAAAAATAAGGAAATTTTATCAAATAAGAATTCAAAAGAAAGTTCGGATTTATATTCAGAAAAGAAAATTGTTGAAGGAAAACTCTTTAAAATTAATAAAATTAATAATATGAGTATATTTGAATTTTTTCTAGATTCGTTTAAAGAATTATTTTTGAATGAAAATGTGGATATTCGTGTCTTTTATCAAAAGAAGGAAAATATTCTGACAGTTCCTAAACAAGCTGTTGTATTAAAAAATAAGAAGAAGTATATTTATTTGATTGATAAGAATAATTTGGTTAAGGAAAGGGAAGTTTTGATTGGAATTGATAATGGAGAAAAAATTGAAATTTTAGGAGCTGATATTAAGGAAGGGATGGAAATTATTGGAAATCCTGATGAAAAAATTGGAAATAATGTAATTGTGGAACGGAAAAAAATTCAGGATGAAGAACAGGAGAATAAAAGAAGGTTGGAAAAACTTGAGAAGGAAAATGAAAAATTGGGGAATAGAATGAATGAAAATGAAAGGGAAATTATTAGATTAAAAAGAAAATAA
- a CDS encoding FHA domain-containing protein, producing MFWIFRRNFGNFRNIFRKPIGRGSIYRLERLRSVTGARKNKNFDIEKNSISVDKGIKKYEKRKLNARNQKSYKFLSLKNILIMLILIITFIFVHFSGYSTKSLYFSIFVYIGVTLYLLIVERFFEKAEVQEEIRNIKNDREREHSVFLERVKEIENLEKKQIEHIFLKDSEDYDMKIWKVGRATSLLIGKETPRNRVDIDVSEGIYSNLVSRAHGILNRVNGIWYYEDLGSQNGSGIERNLDKRKMKLKKNIPVKVESGDIIYLATTKILLK from the coding sequence TGGAAATTTTAGGAATATTTTTAGAAAGCCGATTGGCCGTGGGAGTATTTATAGGCTTGAAAGATTAAGAAGTGTTACGGGAGCTAGAAAAAATAAGAATTTTGATATTGAAAAAAATAGTATTAGTGTGGATAAGGGAATCAAAAAATATGAAAAACGGAAATTAAATGCCAGAAATCAGAAAAGTTACAAGTTTTTGAGCCTAAAAAATATTTTAATAATGTTAATTTTGATTATTACGTTTATTTTTGTACATTTTTCTGGATATTCTACAAAAAGCCTTTATTTTTCAATATTCGTTTATATCGGAGTTACGCTTTATTTGCTTATTGTGGAAAGATTTTTTGAAAAAGCTGAAGTGCAGGAAGAAATTAGAAATATAAAGAACGATCGGGAGAGAGAGCATAGTGTGTTTTTAGAAAGAGTCAAGGAAATAGAGAATTTGGAGAAAAAGCAGATTGAGCATATATTTTTGAAGGATTCAGAAGATTATGATATGAAAATCTGGAAAGTTGGAAGAGCGACTTCACTTCTGATTGGAAAAGAAACGCCTAGAAATCGGGTGGATATAGATGTGAGTGAAGGGATTTATTCTAATTTGGTTAGCCGAGCTCATGGGATTTTAAATCGAGTGAATGGAATTTGGTATTATGAGGATTTAGGTTCTCAGAATGGAAGTGGAATTGAGAGAAATTTAGACAAGCGAAAAATGAAATTAAAGAAAAATATACCAGTAAAAGTAGAATCTGGAGATATAATTTATTTGGCGACTACAAAAATATTGTTAAAGTAA
- a CDS encoding serine/threonine-protein kinase, with product MNFLSKETRLKKKYKIINYVAKSKLSNVYLAKNEKMEKVIIKECFPEEIVIRNGRYVFTNKYKKDFENFKKNFFKEKCILERFLKKSKKRKTENESGIIKIVDFFSENGTNYIVTEYFCGITLKEYILENRIGKKGLEVNEILKIFFKIADLVCQIHKKNIIHCDLKPSNILINVRGNIKIIDFGASVEKGGKIEFIKVSEGYSPIEIYSEKIKIDERSDVYSLMAILYFMFCGKKVDGVIERFYKPELEFEREVILGFEKIEKFKKMEEVIKKGLEYEREKRFGSVKEMVEEIKKFEPKVLKNCK from the coding sequence ATGAATTTTTTATCAAAAGAGACCAGACTTAAAAAAAAATATAAAATTATAAATTATGTGGCGAAGAGCAAACTTTCAAATGTTTATCTGGCGAAAAATGAAAAAATGGAAAAAGTGATTATTAAAGAGTGTTTTCCAGAAGAAATTGTTATTCGGAATGGAAGATATGTTTTTACTAATAAATATAAAAAAGACTTTGAAAACTTTAAGAAAAATTTTTTTAAAGAAAAATGTATTTTGGAAAGATTTTTGAAAAAATCTAAAAAGCGAAAAACGGAAAATGAAAGTGGAATTATAAAAATTGTTGATTTTTTTAGTGAAAATGGTACAAATTATATTGTTACAGAATATTTTTGCGGAATTACTTTGAAAGAATATATTTTGGAAAATAGAATTGGAAAAAAAGGGCTGGAAGTAAATGAGATTTTGAAAATATTTTTTAAAATTGCAGATTTAGTTTGCCAAATTCATAAAAAAAATATTATTCATTGTGATTTAAAGCCTTCAAATATTTTGATTAATGTTAGGGGAAATATAAAGATTATTGATTTTGGGGCTAGTGTGGAAAAAGGCGGAAAAATTGAATTTATAAAGGTTTCGGAAGGATATTCGCCGATTGAAATTTATTCTGAAAAAATAAAGATTGATGAAAGAAGTGATGTTTACTCGCTAATGGCAATTTTGTACTTTATGTTCTGTGGAAAAAAAGTGGATGGAGTAATTGAGAGATTTTATAAGCCAGAATTGGAATTTGAGCGGGAAGTTATTTTGGGATTTGAAAAGATTGAAAAATTTAAGAAAATGGAAGAAGTTATAAAAAAGGGGCTTGAGTATGAAAGGGAAAAAAGATTTGGGAGCGTTAAGGAAATGGTGGAAGAAATAAAAAAGTTTGAGCCAAAAGTTTTGAAAAATTGTAAATGA
- a CDS encoding RNA-guided endonuclease TnpB family protein — translation MKYNLAFKYRIYPNKDQELLINKTFGCVRFVYNTILYTANKIYEETGKNKIITPASLKSENQFLKEVDSLALSNAQLNVKRSFTNFFQKRAKFPKFKSKKNNVKSYTTNCVNNSIRIEENKYLILPKLKKVKLKYHREIPGDYRIKSVTLTNSNGNYYVSVLTEFEKEIQKNPSNDKVIGLDFSMSKLFVSSENQRADYPRYFKMLEKKLKKLQKSLSRKVKFSKNWYKQKMKISKLHEYIKNCRRDFLHKLSKKLSEAYNAVAVEDLNMKGMSQALNFGKSVGDNGWGIFLRMLEYKLMFLGKQFLKIDKWFPSSKTCSKCGNVKEELKLSERSYKCECCGNEIDRDYNAALNIRNVGKEMMEY, via the coding sequence ATGAAATATAATTTAGCATTCAAATACAGAATTTATCCAAATAAAGATCAAGAATTATTGATAAACAAGACTTTTGGATGTGTTCGTTTTGTTTACAATACAATTTTGTACACTGCGAATAAAATTTATGAAGAAACTGGAAAAAATAAAATAATTACACCTGCTAGTTTGAAAAGTGAAAACCAATTTTTGAAAGAAGTAGACAGTCTGGCACTTTCAAATGCTCAATTGAATGTAAAACGATCGTTTACGAATTTCTTTCAAAAGAGAGCAAAGTTTCCAAAGTTCAAATCTAAAAAGAATAATGTTAAAAGTTACACGACAAATTGTGTGAATAATTCGATACGAATTGAGGAAAATAAATATTTGATTTTGCCAAAATTGAAAAAAGTCAAATTGAAATATCATAGAGAAATACCAGGGGATTACAGGATAAAGTCGGTAACATTGACAAATAGTAATGGAAATTACTATGTTTCTGTTTTGACAGAATTTGAAAAAGAAATTCAAAAAAATCCAAGTAATGATAAAGTAATTGGGCTTGACTTTTCAATGTCTAAATTATTTGTCAGTTCTGAAAACCAAAGGGCCGATTATCCAAGATATTTTAAGATGTTGGAGAAAAAATTGAAAAAATTACAAAAATCATTATCAAGAAAAGTGAAATTTTCTAAAAATTGGTATAAACAAAAAATGAAAATATCAAAATTGCATGAGTATATCAAAAATTGTCGAAGAGATTTTTTGCATAAATTATCTAAAAAATTGTCTGAAGCGTATAATGCTGTGGCTGTTGAGGATTTGAATATGAAAGGGATGAGTCAGGCATTAAATTTTGGAAAAAGTGTAGGAGATAATGGATGGGGAATATTTTTGAGGATGCTTGAGTATAAGTTGATGTTTTTAGGGAAACAATTTTTGAAGATAGATAAGTGGTTTCCATCATCGAAAACTTGTAGTAAATGTGGAAACGTTAAAGAGGAACTGAAATTATCAGAAAGAAGTTATAAATGTGAGTGCTGTGGAAATGAAATTGATAGAGATTACAATGCGGCATTAAATATAAGAAACGTTGGAAAAGAAATGATGGAATATTAG